One window of Athalia rosae chromosome 4, iyAthRosa1.1, whole genome shotgun sequence genomic DNA carries:
- the LOC105690328 gene encoding voltage-dependent calcium channel subunit alpha-2/delta-3 isoform X1, with protein sequence MAFACVKILCFGVILLLRAKTSRQQEEDIPHNEVKNWALKFGVDLWEFGKQVTKMNEIQRKYHEVDADVVRKDGHLLIREMAAEVKNMMDFKMNAVMRIMESAEQAAVSAPREVDSFTKYYASHRLNLFTKDKRVAPGAREMILTPNRHFDQLAVNVSLSAVLLPPGVKDTDPEVAAGVQWSEILDPLFTNNYESDPSLSWQFFGATSGFLRRFPAISWPPESTTGPSRSSPVVRDVYDFRNSGWFVGGATSSKDLAILIDNGGHMSGNRRDLAIATARAILGTLGPDDYVNVYRYAEGADEVVQCFKESMVQASPENVRELKAALEATRPQGTSNVSAALATAFEILHKYNRTGQGSQCNQAIMLITADTNGVPRDIIKKYNWPHMPVRIFTYLVGGDRSPELRGVACANKGYYARISNTDEIEEKVFEYIKVLARPMVLYQHDHPIHWTSVYVGGKSNRYGEERNGQLMTSVTVPILDRRNHTVKVANLLGIVGTDVPVEQIQKLVPPYKLGVNGYSFIVDNNGRILYHPDLRPLPGNIDYEETLRPKYVSVDLSEVELAEYDAPSHPLNNSLLLDLRHDMIDQKQGETEFAVKIHYDNMRRVTLRRHKYFYIPIEGTPFSLGLALPEGYGMYEFLAEQEIKHAKFNVTEYFKLGDNWKVHPDWVYCEYNSGSDKWFATPEERVFHFLDRTRRPGWKWMSLRPRSPSSHHRQASKPDKDSYYCDKTLVQSLVLDALATDGFDRRSTHTVHKEEKQSPIAILMALLHSQGKGMFGVTRSFIATRSGLLRWHEHPQQDDLPVEATDEPHFADVHRRAMDSSWYKRAVDQHAVEPESFVFSVPFDAADSTKSLVTATHAVFVERKGHRAPAAVVGLQFQHSSLAAHFINITSTCSATTGCKKTCASEELDCYILDNGGFIIISESHEHTGKFFGEIDGTIMDSLVQDRIYRKVTVVDYQGVCLPQRSRYSAAAKTFSDSIVKTLVSIGGLLWSLGLKLTLRDLWGPTWTCAEETETDDELVYTDDYETNHFESYAPDFAEDVAPETEELPVPPAAVPGPASVPAPAPIPLPAPAVPPTTHATHATFAEGRRVRACEKKTDLYILQPERLNTSGQSNPLKGKLTNCHVTGCERPFSVQKIQHTNLILLVVDTLCPCGSKQLSIEPMEALTEPGACTARRERLYRRRPPKCINYHPEEMEIRECGGSSRVSLPAISLVAIVAVLAPYLT encoded by the exons ATGGCTTTCGCTTGCGTGAAAATTCTGTGTTTCGGCGTCATTTTACTACTCAGGGCGAAGACTTCACGTCAACAAGAAGAGGATATTCCTCACAATGA GGTCAAGAACTGGGCGCTCAAGTTCGGCGTCGATCTTTGGGAGTTTGGGAAGCAGGTGACAAAGATGAACGAGATACAACGG AAATATCACGAAGTCGACGCCGACGTCGTGCGAAAAGACGGTCATCTTTTGATTCGCGAAATGGCTGCTGAGGTGAAGAACATGATGGATTTCAAAATGAATGCCGTTATG CGCATTATGGAGAGTGCCGAACAGGCGGCCGTCTCCGCCCCCAGAGAGGTCGACTCGTTCACCAAGTATTATGCCTCCCACCGCCTGAATTTGTTCACCAAGGATAAAAGGGTCGCCCCGGGGGCACGCGAAATGATCCTCACACCTAATCGTCACTTTGACCAGCTGGCGGTGAACGTCAGTCTGTCCGCCGTACTTTTACCACCTGGCGTCAAGGACACCG ATCCTGAGGTCGCGGCTGGCGTCCAGTGGAGCGAGATCCTCGATCCACTTTTCACGAACAACTACGAAAGTGACCCGTCTCTGTCCTGGCAATTCTTCGGGGCTACCTCCGGTTTCCTCCGACGATTTCCAG CGATATCTTGGCCACCGGAATCCACGACGGGACCGTCGAGATCGTCGCCGGTAGTCCGCGACGTCTACGACTTTCGTAACTCCGGTTGGTTCGTCGGCGGGGCGACGAGTTCCAAGGATCTGGCGATCCTCATCGACAACGGGGGTCACATGTCGGGCAACAGACGGGACCTGGCGATCGCGACGGCCAGGGCGATACTCGGCACCCTCGGACCCGACGACTACGTCAACGTTTACCGTTACGCCGAGGGGGCGGACGAGGTGGTACAGTGCTTCAAGGAGAGCATGGTGCAAGCCTCGCCCGAGAACGTCAGGGAGCTCAAAGCAGCCCTCGAAGCCACACGGCCCCAGGGGACCTCCAACGTTTCCGCCGCCCTCGCGACCGCCTTCGAGATATTGCACAAGTACAACCGGACCGGTCAGGGCAGTCAGTGCAACCAGGCGATAATGCTGATAACCGCCGACACCAACGGTGTGCCGCGGGACATCATAAAGAAGTACAACTGGCCTCACATGCCGGTGAGAATATTCACTTACCTCGTAGGGGGTGACAGGAGCCCGGAGCTTCGCGGCGTCGCTTGCGCCAACAAGG GATATTACGCGAGAATATCGAACACCGATGAAATCGAGGAGAAGGTCTTCGAATACATCAAAGTATTGGCAAGGCCGATGGTGCTCTACCAACACGATCATCCGATACACTGGACATCCGTATACGTTGGTGGCAAG aGCAACAGATACGGCGAGGAAAGAAACGGACAACTCATGACGTCTGTGACGGTGCCGATATTGGACCGCCGAAACCATACG GTGAAGGTCGCCAATCTGTTGGGGATCGTTGGCACAGACGTCCCGGTCGAGCAAATCCAGAAACTCGTGCCTCCTTACAAG CTCGGCGTCAACGGCTACTCATTCATAGTCGACAACAACGGCCGGATTTTGTATCACCCAGACCTACGCCCGTTG CCGGGAAATATTGAC TACGAGGAGACGTTGAGACCGAAATACGTGAGCGTAGATCTGTCGGAAGTAGAGCTTGCGGAATACGATGCGCCCTCTCATCCGCTGAACAATTCCCTTCTCCTCGAC CTGAGGCACGATATGATTGATCAGAAACAGGGGGAGACCGAGTTCGCCGTAAAAATTCACTACGACAACATg AGGAGGGTGACTCTGAGGAGGCACAAATACTTCTATATTCCGATCGAGGGGACGCCGTTCTCTCTGGGTCTGGCTCTGCCGGAGGGGTACGGTATGTACGAATTCCTAGCGGAGCAGGAGATCAAGCATGCTAAATTTAATG TCACCGAGTACTTTAAGCTGGGGGACAACTGGAAGGTACACCCCGACTGGGTTTACTGCGAGTACAACTCGGGCTCGGACAAATGGTTCGCCACGCCCGAAGAGAGGGTCTTCCATTTTTTAGACCGAACTCGTCGCCCCGGCTGGAAATGGATGTCATTGAGACCCAGAAGCCCCAGCTCGCATCACAGACAAGCGAGCAAGCCGGACAAGGACTCTTACTATT gTGACAAGACGTTGGTACAGTCGCTGGTGTTGGACGCTCTGGCAACCGATGGATTTGACAGGAGAAGTACGCATACTGTGCATAAAGAGGAGAAGCAAAG CCCAATTGCCATACTGATGGCTCTACTGCACAG CCAAGGAAAAGGGATGTTCGGGGTGACGCGGAGCTTCATCGCTACTCGTAGCGGGTTGCTGCGTTGGCACGAACATCCTCAACAAGATGACCTCCCTGTCGAAGCTACCGACGAGcc ACACTTTGCCGACGTCCACAGAAGAGCCATGGATTCGTCATGGTACAAAAGGGCCGTCGATCAGCATGCCGTTGAACCAGAAAGTTTCGTATTCAGCGTACCATTCGACGCGG CCGATAGTACAAAATCATTAGTCACCGCGACGCACGCCGTATTCGTCGAAAGGAAAGGACACAGGGCTCCTGCTGCCGTTGTAGGTCTACAGTTTCAGCACTCCTCCCTGGCCGCCCATTTTATCAACATCACCTCGACA TGCTCGGCGACAACGGGCTGCAAGAAGACCTGCGCGTCCGAAGAATTGGACTGTTACATCCTGGACAACGGAGGGTTCATCATCATCAGCGAGAGTCACGAGCACacagggaaatttttcggggaAATCGACGGAACCATAATGGATTCGCTCGTCCAAGATAGGATTTATAG GAAAGTGACGGTGGTCGATTACCAGGGAGTCTGTCTTCCGCAGCGGTCCCGTTACTCCGCCGCGGCGAAGACATTTTCGGACTCCATCGTCAAGACGTTGGTATCGATCGGTGGATTACTCTGGAGTCTCGGCCTCAAGCTGACCCTTCGCGACCTTTGGGGACCGACTTGGACTTGTGCCGAAGAAACTGAGACGGACG ACGAACTGGTCTACACGGACGATTACGAGACGAATCACTTCGAATCCTACGCCCCAGACTTCGCGGAGGATGTCGCCCCCGAGACCGAGGAACTTCCGGTACCACCAGCGGCGGTACCCGGCCCAGCTTCCGTTCCAGCTCCAGCCCCGATTCCGTTGCCGGCACCTGCGGTACCACCGACAACACATGCCACTCACGCGACCTTCGCCGAAGGGCGTAGGGTACGCGCCTGCGAGAAGAAGACCGATCTCTATATCCTGCAGCCGGAGCGTCTGAACACCAGTGGCCAGAGTAATCCGCTCAAGGGGAAATTGACCAACTGCCACGTTACCGGATGCGAGag ACCGTTCAGCGTCCAGAAAATTCAACACACGAATTTGATCCTGTTGGTGGTGGACACCTTATGCCCCTGCGGTAGCAAACAGCTAAGTATCGAGCCGATGGAAGCTCTTACGGAACCCGGTGCCTGCACGGCGCGCAGAGAACGACTTTACAGACGAAGACCACCGAAATGTATAAATTACCATCCAGAGGAGATGGAAATCAGGGAGTGTGGAGGATCGAGTCGCGTTAGCTTGCCGGCCATAAGTCTTGTCGCAATAGTCGCCGTTTTGGCCCCATACTTGACGTGA
- the LOC105690328 gene encoding voltage-dependent calcium channel subunit alpha-2/delta-3 isoform X2, translating into MAFACVKILCFGVILLLRAKTSRQQEEDIPHNEVKNWALKFGVDLWEFGKQVTKMNEIQRKYHEVDADVVRKDGHLLIREMAAEVKNMMDFKMNAVMRIMESAEQAAVSAPREVDSFTKYYASHRLNLFTKDKRVAPGAREMILTPNRHFDQLAVNVSLSAVLLPPGVKDTDPEVAAGVQWSEILDPLFTNNYESDPSLSWQFFGATSGFLRRFPAISWPPESTTGPSRSSPVVRDVYDFRNSGWFVGGATSSKDLAILIDNGGHMSGNRRDLAIATARAILGTLGPDDYVNVYRYAEGADEVVQCFKESMVQASPENVRELKAALEATRPQGTSNVSAALATAFEILHKYNRTGQGSQCNQAIMLITADTNGVPRDIIKKYNWPHMPVRIFTYLVGGDRSPELRGVACANKGYYARISNTDEIEEKVFEYIKVLARPMVLYQHDHPIHWTSVYVGGKSNRYGEERNGQLMTSVTVPILDRRNHTVKVANLLGIVGTDVPVEQIQKLVPPYKLGVNGYSFIVDNNGRILYHPDLRPLPGNIDYEETLRPKYVSVDLSEVELAEYDAPSHPLNNSLLLDLRHDMIDQKQGETEFAVKIHYDNMRRVTLRRHKYFYIPIEGTPFSLGLALPEGYGMYEFLAEQEIKHAKFNVTEYFKLGDNWKVHPDWVYCEYNSGSDKWFATPEERVFHFLDRTRRPGWKWMSLRPRSPSSHHRQASKPDKDSYYCDKTLVQSLVLDALATDGFDRRSTHTVHKEEKQSQGKGMFGVTRSFIATRSGLLRWHEHPQQDDLPVEATDEPHFADVHRRAMDSSWYKRAVDQHAVEPESFVFSVPFDAADSTKSLVTATHAVFVERKGHRAPAAVVGLQFQHSSLAAHFINITSTCSATTGCKKTCASEELDCYILDNGGFIIISESHEHTGKFFGEIDGTIMDSLVQDRIYRKVTVVDYQGVCLPQRSRYSAAAKTFSDSIVKTLVSIGGLLWSLGLKLTLRDLWGPTWTCAEETETDDELVYTDDYETNHFESYAPDFAEDVAPETEELPVPPAAVPGPASVPAPAPIPLPAPAVPPTTHATHATFAEGRRVRACEKKTDLYILQPERLNTSGQSNPLKGKLTNCHVTGCERPFSVQKIQHTNLILLVVDTLCPCGSKQLSIEPMEALTEPGACTARRERLYRRRPPKCINYHPEEMEIRECGGSSRVSLPAISLVAIVAVLAPYLT; encoded by the exons ATGGCTTTCGCTTGCGTGAAAATTCTGTGTTTCGGCGTCATTTTACTACTCAGGGCGAAGACTTCACGTCAACAAGAAGAGGATATTCCTCACAATGA GGTCAAGAACTGGGCGCTCAAGTTCGGCGTCGATCTTTGGGAGTTTGGGAAGCAGGTGACAAAGATGAACGAGATACAACGG AAATATCACGAAGTCGACGCCGACGTCGTGCGAAAAGACGGTCATCTTTTGATTCGCGAAATGGCTGCTGAGGTGAAGAACATGATGGATTTCAAAATGAATGCCGTTATG CGCATTATGGAGAGTGCCGAACAGGCGGCCGTCTCCGCCCCCAGAGAGGTCGACTCGTTCACCAAGTATTATGCCTCCCACCGCCTGAATTTGTTCACCAAGGATAAAAGGGTCGCCCCGGGGGCACGCGAAATGATCCTCACACCTAATCGTCACTTTGACCAGCTGGCGGTGAACGTCAGTCTGTCCGCCGTACTTTTACCACCTGGCGTCAAGGACACCG ATCCTGAGGTCGCGGCTGGCGTCCAGTGGAGCGAGATCCTCGATCCACTTTTCACGAACAACTACGAAAGTGACCCGTCTCTGTCCTGGCAATTCTTCGGGGCTACCTCCGGTTTCCTCCGACGATTTCCAG CGATATCTTGGCCACCGGAATCCACGACGGGACCGTCGAGATCGTCGCCGGTAGTCCGCGACGTCTACGACTTTCGTAACTCCGGTTGGTTCGTCGGCGGGGCGACGAGTTCCAAGGATCTGGCGATCCTCATCGACAACGGGGGTCACATGTCGGGCAACAGACGGGACCTGGCGATCGCGACGGCCAGGGCGATACTCGGCACCCTCGGACCCGACGACTACGTCAACGTTTACCGTTACGCCGAGGGGGCGGACGAGGTGGTACAGTGCTTCAAGGAGAGCATGGTGCAAGCCTCGCCCGAGAACGTCAGGGAGCTCAAAGCAGCCCTCGAAGCCACACGGCCCCAGGGGACCTCCAACGTTTCCGCCGCCCTCGCGACCGCCTTCGAGATATTGCACAAGTACAACCGGACCGGTCAGGGCAGTCAGTGCAACCAGGCGATAATGCTGATAACCGCCGACACCAACGGTGTGCCGCGGGACATCATAAAGAAGTACAACTGGCCTCACATGCCGGTGAGAATATTCACTTACCTCGTAGGGGGTGACAGGAGCCCGGAGCTTCGCGGCGTCGCTTGCGCCAACAAGG GATATTACGCGAGAATATCGAACACCGATGAAATCGAGGAGAAGGTCTTCGAATACATCAAAGTATTGGCAAGGCCGATGGTGCTCTACCAACACGATCATCCGATACACTGGACATCCGTATACGTTGGTGGCAAG aGCAACAGATACGGCGAGGAAAGAAACGGACAACTCATGACGTCTGTGACGGTGCCGATATTGGACCGCCGAAACCATACG GTGAAGGTCGCCAATCTGTTGGGGATCGTTGGCACAGACGTCCCGGTCGAGCAAATCCAGAAACTCGTGCCTCCTTACAAG CTCGGCGTCAACGGCTACTCATTCATAGTCGACAACAACGGCCGGATTTTGTATCACCCAGACCTACGCCCGTTG CCGGGAAATATTGAC TACGAGGAGACGTTGAGACCGAAATACGTGAGCGTAGATCTGTCGGAAGTAGAGCTTGCGGAATACGATGCGCCCTCTCATCCGCTGAACAATTCCCTTCTCCTCGAC CTGAGGCACGATATGATTGATCAGAAACAGGGGGAGACCGAGTTCGCCGTAAAAATTCACTACGACAACATg AGGAGGGTGACTCTGAGGAGGCACAAATACTTCTATATTCCGATCGAGGGGACGCCGTTCTCTCTGGGTCTGGCTCTGCCGGAGGGGTACGGTATGTACGAATTCCTAGCGGAGCAGGAGATCAAGCATGCTAAATTTAATG TCACCGAGTACTTTAAGCTGGGGGACAACTGGAAGGTACACCCCGACTGGGTTTACTGCGAGTACAACTCGGGCTCGGACAAATGGTTCGCCACGCCCGAAGAGAGGGTCTTCCATTTTTTAGACCGAACTCGTCGCCCCGGCTGGAAATGGATGTCATTGAGACCCAGAAGCCCCAGCTCGCATCACAGACAAGCGAGCAAGCCGGACAAGGACTCTTACTATT gTGACAAGACGTTGGTACAGTCGCTGGTGTTGGACGCTCTGGCAACCGATGGATTTGACAGGAGAAGTACGCATACTGTGCATAAAGAGGAGAAGCAAAG CCAAGGAAAAGGGATGTTCGGGGTGACGCGGAGCTTCATCGCTACTCGTAGCGGGTTGCTGCGTTGGCACGAACATCCTCAACAAGATGACCTCCCTGTCGAAGCTACCGACGAGcc ACACTTTGCCGACGTCCACAGAAGAGCCATGGATTCGTCATGGTACAAAAGGGCCGTCGATCAGCATGCCGTTGAACCAGAAAGTTTCGTATTCAGCGTACCATTCGACGCGG CCGATAGTACAAAATCATTAGTCACCGCGACGCACGCCGTATTCGTCGAAAGGAAAGGACACAGGGCTCCTGCTGCCGTTGTAGGTCTACAGTTTCAGCACTCCTCCCTGGCCGCCCATTTTATCAACATCACCTCGACA TGCTCGGCGACAACGGGCTGCAAGAAGACCTGCGCGTCCGAAGAATTGGACTGTTACATCCTGGACAACGGAGGGTTCATCATCATCAGCGAGAGTCACGAGCACacagggaaatttttcggggaAATCGACGGAACCATAATGGATTCGCTCGTCCAAGATAGGATTTATAG GAAAGTGACGGTGGTCGATTACCAGGGAGTCTGTCTTCCGCAGCGGTCCCGTTACTCCGCCGCGGCGAAGACATTTTCGGACTCCATCGTCAAGACGTTGGTATCGATCGGTGGATTACTCTGGAGTCTCGGCCTCAAGCTGACCCTTCGCGACCTTTGGGGACCGACTTGGACTTGTGCCGAAGAAACTGAGACGGACG ACGAACTGGTCTACACGGACGATTACGAGACGAATCACTTCGAATCCTACGCCCCAGACTTCGCGGAGGATGTCGCCCCCGAGACCGAGGAACTTCCGGTACCACCAGCGGCGGTACCCGGCCCAGCTTCCGTTCCAGCTCCAGCCCCGATTCCGTTGCCGGCACCTGCGGTACCACCGACAACACATGCCACTCACGCGACCTTCGCCGAAGGGCGTAGGGTACGCGCCTGCGAGAAGAAGACCGATCTCTATATCCTGCAGCCGGAGCGTCTGAACACCAGTGGCCAGAGTAATCCGCTCAAGGGGAAATTGACCAACTGCCACGTTACCGGATGCGAGag ACCGTTCAGCGTCCAGAAAATTCAACACACGAATTTGATCCTGTTGGTGGTGGACACCTTATGCCCCTGCGGTAGCAAACAGCTAAGTATCGAGCCGATGGAAGCTCTTACGGAACCCGGTGCCTGCACGGCGCGCAGAGAACGACTTTACAGACGAAGACCACCGAAATGTATAAATTACCATCCAGAGGAGATGGAAATCAGGGAGTGTGGAGGATCGAGTCGCGTTAGCTTGCCGGCCATAAGTCTTGTCGCAATAGTCGCCGTTTTGGCCCCATACTTGACGTGA
- the LOC105690249 gene encoding neuronal acetylcholine receptor subunit alpha-5-like, translated as MKRLLAFVFITLFTDPAIRFSVIASTDCAKDIESHSPTLRLRRHLFCDYDKAVRPSIHQNNATVVNLRLMPKFIEFDDHSNTLVIHAWMSMYWVDVNLKWTKDSFDAIDAIHVYSDEVWSPDISVYNSGDMGYEQSGVPRTSCILMSNGMTMCVLPVKYVTRCVADFKHWPFDRQNCTIRLGSWAHTGEEIDFHLTGHGIEMMDYTPNREWKVLSANASKNVQKFKCCPEDSFPSVFFNLVLERYSEEMQATVIAPALLLITITMTTLWLNPTSTERMVLACFNLVCHLMVVQELYWELPWNGDAAPSIMIFHRNSMIIAGLVMLLTATLRQLKGMSIPAPIWLTSTATAILDTKAGQFILLASLDPKASASLDAEEDNAGLVQPSSPSAKINPGGPDAWHHFATLVDRLSVVAVLFTYAIMIIVLLPKNDLNNVPNLSRF; from the exons ATGAAGAGACTACTGGCGTTCGTCTTCATTACACTGTTCACCGATCCTGCAATCAGGTTCTCAG TCATCGCGAGCACGGACTGCGCCAAGGATATCGAGAGTCACTCGCCGACGTTGCGTTTACGGAGACACCTGTTTTGCGACTATGATAAAGCGGTCCGTCCATCTATTCACCAAAACAACGCCACGGTGGTGAATCTAAGACTGATGccgaaattcatcgaattc GATGATCATTCGAATACCTTGGTGATTCACGCTTGGATGTCGATG TATTGGGTCGACGTCAACTTGAAATGGACCAAGGATAGCTTCGATGCGATTGATGCGATTCACGTGTACAGCGACGAAGTTTGGTCGCCCGATATATCCGTTTACAACTC GGGCGACATGGGATACGAACAGTCAGGAGTGCCTAGAACAAGTTGCATACTAATGAGCAATGGAATGACGATGTGCGTTCTACCGGTGAAGTATGTGACACGCTGCGTCGCGGATTTCAAACACTGGCCCTTCGACAGACAAAATTGTACCATTCGTCTCGGATCGTGGGCGCACACCGGGGAAGAGATAGACTTTCACTTGACCGGACACGGG ATCGAGATGATGGATTATACCCCGAATCGGGAATGGAAGGTCCTGTCGGCTAACGCTTCGAAAAACGTGCAGAAGTTCAAATGCTGCCCGGAGGACAGCTTCCCCTCGGTTTTCTTCAACCTCGTTCTCGAACGATATTCGGAGGAAATGCAAGCCACCGTCATCGCTCCCGCCCTTC TGCTGATCACAATTACGATGACGACTTTGTGGTTGAATCCAACGTCCACGGAACGGATGGTACTGGCTTGTTTCAACTTGGTCTGCCATTTGATGGTCGTTCAGGAACTATACTGGGAACTGCCGTGGAACGGTGACGCTGCACCCTCGATAA TGATCTTTCACCGGAACTCCATGATCATAGCCGGTTTGGTGATGTTGTTGACCGCCACGCTGCGTCAACTCAAGGGAATGTCGATTCCGGCGCCGATCTGGTTGACGTCGACAGCCACCGCGATACTGGACACCAAGGCGGGTCAATTCATTCTTCTCGCGAGCTTGGATCCCAAGGCATCGGCGTCTCTCGACGCCGAGGAGGACAACGCCGGATTGGTCCAACCGAGTTCACCCTCGGCAAAGATAAATCCCGGGGGTCCGGATGCCTGGCATCATTTCGCCACCCTCGTCGATCGACTCTCCGTTGTCGCCGTTCTGTTCACCTACGCCATTATGATAATCGTTCTACTGCCGAAGAACGACCTCAACAACGTCCCCAATCTATCCCGCTTTTGA
- the LOC105690250 gene encoding trans-1,2-dihydrobenzene-1,2-diol dehydrogenase-like: MATRWGIASAGKISHDFATALATLPTGEHEIVGVAARDLSRAKVFAKLHNVSNAYGSYQDLANDRDVEVVYIGVLNPQHLEVAKLMLSNGKHVLCEKPLTLNVKQTRDLINFANEKGLFLMEAIWSRCFPTYEWIKEEVNSGRLGEIKQVIATFGVPIADVERLRKNELGGGTILDLGVYTIQFASFIYNGDKPTSIKSSGHLNENGIDTSMSATLTYDGGRTATILTHAVVSLPNEAFVIGTKGTLRVPQFWCPTKLVLPSGQERSLTLPEGAHRFNFCNSAGLRYEAAEVRRCLKAGLKESPFVTHEESLAIAMIEDELRRQIGVVYSEDK, encoded by the exons ATGGCTACTCGTTGGGGAatagcaagcgcgggtaaaatATCCCATGACTTCGCGACAGCTTTGGCTACTCTGCCCACAGGGGAGCACGAGATTGTTGGAGTTGCAGCACGCGATCTTTCACGTGCAAAAGTATTTGCCAAGCTTCACAATGTTTCAAATGCTTATGGGAGTTACCAAGATCTCGCGAATGACAGAGACGTGG AGGTTGTATACATCGGGGTGCTCAATCCTCAGCATTTGGAGGTTGCCAAGCTGATGTTGAGCAATGGCAAGCATGTACTATGCGAAAAACCATTGACTCTAAACGTCAAGCAAACCAGGGACCTTATAAATTTCGCTAACGAAAAGGGTCTCTTCTTGATGGAAGCAATTTGGAGTCGGTGCTTTCCAACATACGAATGGATTAAGGAAGAAGTCAACTCCGGGAGGCTGGGAGAGATCAAACAAGTTATTGCAACCTTTGGAGTTCCAATTGCTGATGTGGAAAGGCTCCG TAAAAACGAGCTCGGTGGAGGGACGATACTGGATCTCGGAGTGTATACTATACAATTCGCATCATTCATTTATAACGGTGATAAGCCAACTTCTATTAAGTCATCGGGTCACTTGAACGAGAATGGTATTGATACCTCAATGTCAGCGACTCTCACATATGATGGGGGTCGAACTGCTACGATATTGACGCACGCCGTGGTGTCATTGCCGAATGAAGCTTTTGTAATCGGTACAAAAGGCACCCTGAGAGTGCCACAATTCTGGTGCCCGACCAAACTTGTCCTCCCATCTGGTCAAGAACGATCCTTGACTCTACCAGAGGGTGCCCATAGATTCAACTTCTGCAATTCTGCTGGTCTACGATACGAAGCGGCGGAAGTCCGTAGATGTCTGAAAGCTG gTCTGAAGGAAAGCCCTTTTGTAACCCATGAAGAGTCGTTGGCCATCGCAATGATTGAAGATGAGCTCAGGAGACAGATAGGAGTCGTCTATTCCGAGGATAAATGA
- the LOC105690335 gene encoding ADP-ribosylation factor 6, with product MGKLLSKIFGNKEMRILMLGLDAAGKTTILYKLKLGQSVTTIPTVGFNVETVTYKNVKFNVWDVGGQDKIRPLWRHYYTGTQGLIFVVDCADRDRIDEARQELHRIINDREMHDAIILIFANKQDLPDAMKPHEIQEKLGLTRIRDRNWYVQPSCATTGDGLFEGLTWLTSNHKL from the exons ATGGGCAAGCTCCTGTCAAAAATCTTTGGCAACAAAGAGATGCGTATTCTAATGCTGGGACTTGATGCTGCTGGGAAGACAA CTATTCTGTATAAACTCAAACTAGGCCAGTCTGTGACTACCATACCCACCGTAGGATTCAATGTAGAAACTGTTACGTATAAGAATGTCAAATTTAATGTCTGG GATGTGGGGGGACAGGATAAAATACGCCCTCTTTGGCGACACTATTATACAGGGACGCAAGGGCTGATATTTGTTGTCGATTGTGCAGATAGGGATCGAATAGACGAGGCACGGCAGGAATTGCATCGCATAATTAATGATCGAGAAATGCACGATgccattattttaatttttgccaACAAACAAGATCTTCCCGACG CAATGAAACCTCACGAGATCCAGGAAAAACTTGGTCTAACGAGAATACGTGACAGAAACTGGTATGTCCAACCTTCGTGCGCAACGACCGGTGATGGCTTGTTTGAGGGCCTTACGTGGCTCACTAGTAACCATAAGTTATGA